From the genome of Dyella jiangningensis:
CCCGGGCGCCTTCTGCAGCGGCTATTGCAAGGAGGCCTGGGAAGACAACGTCACCGAGCCCGTCTGCAGGTGCGGCCACCCCAACTGCCGCCAGGCCGCCGAGGAAATCGGCGAAGACAGCGGCGAGGACCCGGCGCGAACCTGAGCGCGCTCACACCGTAGGCCAGTCGTCGGCGGGCTGCAGCGCGCTGGTGCGGTCGAGCCAGACCCAGGCATCGAACTGGCCGGCGAGTTCCGCACGCATGTAATGCGAAAGCCGCTCGGTCTGCGGCAGGTAGATCACGCCAATGAATCGCTCCAGGCGCGACTGGTGCAGCTCGCCGCGCAGGTCGTCGTCATCCCTCAGGTCCAGCAGGAAGCGTTCGATGCCCGCGCCATGCATGCAGTGTTCGTGGCTGTCGGGCAAGGCCGGTCGAACGTCCATCACCTGCATGGGCTGGTCCCAGGCATCCGCCGCGGCGACCTGCCCCGCATACGTGCCCATGCCAATGGATACACAGCGCAATCCATAGCGTTGACGACACAGCTGGCCGATGTTCAGCTCGCCGCGATGATGGGCCATGTCCGTCGCCCTGGCATCGCCGACATGCGAGTTGTGCGCCCACACCACCACTTTCCGGGTTGCGCCGTGGCTGCGGCGGATGCGATCCAGGGTATCGGCCATATGCATGTCGCGCAGGTTCCAGCTCTCCTGCGATCCGAGGTAGGCCGCGCGGTAGTACTCCTCGGCAGCAGCGACGACGCGTGCGTTCTCGGCCGCATCGAAGAAATCCGCATCGAGCTCCGCCGCGTGGGAGAGCTCGCGTTCGAGCAGATCGCGGCACTGCGCGACCACCGCCTGCGCGCAGCCCTCGTAGTCGCCATGCAGCACCGCGCCACCGTAGCGGATCGGATGGGCGATCCAGGGCGACAGGCAACCGTAGCGCGAGCGCGCGAGTGCCGCGGCATCGGGATCGAGCCGGTCGAGGTAGGCCAGCACCGCCGCCATCGAGGTATCCAGGCTGTAGATGTCCAGGCCGTACAGGCCTGCGCGCTGGTCCCGCGGTCGACCCGCATTGTGTTCGCGCAGCCAGCGCACGAACGCCGCCATCTCGCGGTTGCGCCACATCCAGGCGGGAAAGCGCTGGAACGGCGGCCGTGCGGCATCCAGCGGCGTATCGCCCTGCACGTAGCGATTGACGGTGGAGGCATCGGGCCAATCGGCCTCGATGGCCACCGCCCGGAAGCCGTGCTGCGTGACGAGGCGTTGCGTGATGGCGGCCCGGGCACGGTAGAACTCCGACGTGCCGTGCGTGCCATCGCCGATGAGCACGACGTCGACATCCGCATAGGCATCGAAGGCGTCGGCAAATCCGGCGTCGGCGATGTCCGGCAGCGGCTGCGCATGTTCCGCGATGAGCCCGGCGAGGGCCGCATCCGCCGTCGCGCCGCGCGATGGACCCCTGGCATGACCGGCCGTGCGCATCATGGCGAGCTCACGCGAACATCTCGCGCAGCGTCTGGCGGATCACGTCGGGCGCATCGGGGTCGCCCTTGCTCAGTGCGGCGACGTAGCGCTTCATCTGCTCGAAGGTGACATGCGGTGGCAGGGGCGGCACGTCGGGATCGGCGACGAACTCGATCAGCGTAGGCACGTTCGTCTCGAAGGCTTCGCGCCAGGCGCCCGCGATGTCCTCCGGGCGTTCCACCCTGATGCCACGGAAGCCGAGCAGCTGCGCGTAACGCGAGTACGGGAAATCCTCCACGTCCTGCGCGGGAGAAAACTTGGGATCGCCGCCCAGCGTGCGTTGCTCCCACGTCACCAGGTTCAGGTCGCGGTTGACCAGCACCATCACCACGAAGCCGGGGCGCTTCCACTGCTTCCAGTACTGCTTCACGGTAACCAGCTCGGCATTGCCGTTCATCTGCATGGCGCCATCGCCCACCATCACCAGCACCGGGCGATGCGGATGGGCCATCTTGGCCGCGATGCCATAAGGTACGCCGCCGCCCATCGAGGCCAGCTTGCCCGAGAGCGAAGCCATCATGCCTTCGCGCAGCTTGACGTGCCGTGCGTACCAGTTGGTGTGCGAGCCGCAGTCGCCGCACAGGATCACGTCGTCCGGCAGCTGGGTGGATAGCTCCCAGAAGATGCGCTGCGGATTGATCGGCCTGGCCGGCTCCATCGCCGCCGCTTCGAGCGAGCGCCACCACTTGCGCACGTTCAGCTCGATGCGTTCGCGCCAGTCCGCATTGCCCTTTCCGTTCAGCAGCGGCAGCAGTCGTCGCAGTACCTCGGCGCTGTCGCCGATCAGGTTCACCTCGGTGGGATAGCGCATGGAAACGTTGCGCGGATCGATATCGATCTGCACGGCGCGCGCCTGCCCTTCCGGCGGCAGGAATTCGACGTAGGGCATGGTGGTGCCGATCATCAGCAGCGTGTCGCAGTCGTCCATCAACTGCCAGCTCGGCCGCGTACCGAGGATGCCGATGGAACCGGTGACATAGGGAAGATCGTCCGGCAGCGCCGCCTTTCCCAGCAAGGCCTTGGCCACGCCCGCGTCCAGGCGCTCGGCGACGGCCTGCACCTCGTGGCCCGCATGCAGCGCGCCGGCGCCGACCAGGATCGCCACGCGCTCGCCCTGGTTCAACACGTCGGCGGCGCGCTGGATGTCCTGGTCGGTGGGCACGGGACGCGCGATGGCAGGGCCGACACCCGAAAGCACATCGCCATGTTGACGCGGCGGGCACGGCATCGCCGGCAGCTCCTGCACGTCATTGGGCAGGATCACGCAGCACACCGTGCGCTCCGCGATCGCGATGCGTATGGCGCGATCCACCACGTGTCGCGCCTGCGCGGGCGTATTGACCGTTTCCACGTAGCGGGACACGTCCTTGAACAGCGAGTGCAGGTCCACCTCCTGCTGGTAGTCGCTGCCCAGCGCCGAGCGCGGCTGCTGGCCGACGATGGCGAGCACGGGCATGTGATCCATGCGCGCGTCGTACAGGCCGTTCAACAGGTGGATCGCACCCGGGCCCGACGTCGCCAGGCAGACGCCGAGGTTCCCGGTGAACTTGGCGTGGCCGCACGCCATGAACGCGGCCATCTCTTCATGGCGCACGCGCACGTACTCGAACCTGTCCGCGGCGCGCCCCATCGCGCCCATCAGCCCGTTGATGCCATCGCCCGGATAGCCGAACACGCGATCGACCTTCCAGGCAGTCAGGCGTTCGAGTACGAAATCGGCAACCGTGTATTTCATGGCGAGAGTCCTTCATGGCAGACATCCACGGATAGCGACATCGCCGTTAGCAGAGGATCAATCGAGCGGCCAGGAAGCGTCAGCATGTTCCGCGGGGAAACTTTGCCGGCACGAATTCCCCTTTCGCGCGAACTGACGCGCGATGCGCGCGATCGGTGCCTGGCACAGCGCTTGCTGCATTTGCATCGCGTGCCTTCGCCTTCGCCGGCAAGGTCGCATCTCACGGTTTGCCGACGAAGAGGAATTGCCATGAACCGAGACCACCGGCCACGCGACTATCGGGACACCTATGGAAGCGATCAGGAATACGAAGCACGGCGCAACCGCGAAGAGTCCACCTGGCCGCGCCGCCAGGGCAGCGGACAGCTGACCGAAGACGTCTACGCCGGCGCCCGCAACGACCAGGGCTTCGGCAGCTTCGGACGTCCATTCGGCGAGCTCTACGAGCGCGACGATCCGTCGTCGTCGTGGAGCTACCAACGGGACAACCGCTGGCACAGCGAAGAACCGCGCGGACGCGCTCGCCAGATGCAGGGCGGCCGCCGGCAACAGCCATGGGGCACGCGGCACACCAGCTACTACGACGACGAACTCTCGAATGCGCCCTTCGACGAAGAAGACACCAGCGGCTACGCGCAGGGTTATGCAGGATTCGGCCAGCCACCGCGCAGGCCGTGGCCCAGTCCGGGCGGCTATGGCCCGTGGGCGAGCCAGGGCGCGCGGCCGCGCTCGCGTTACCAGGAGCAAGGCGAGCACCGCGGCAAGGGGCCGATGGGCTATCGCCGATCCGACGAACGCATCCGCGATGACGTGTGCGAAGCGCTGACGCTCGACCCATGGCTGGATGCCACGCACATCCAGGTCAACGTCGACGGCGGCGTGGTGACCCTGCAGGGCACCGTGTCGGACCGGCACATGAAATATCGCGCCGAAGAATGCGCCGACCAGGCCAGCGGCGTGCAGGATGTCGAGAACCGCATCCGTGTCGCCGGCGCCGGCACCACCAGCGAAAGCCTCGTGAACCCCTCACCGACCCGATCCAGCGACGACCCGTTGCTGTCGCGCTGAGCAGCAAAGGAGACATGCCATGCCCGAAGCAAGCTACCACTGCGGCCACCCCGGCTGTCGATGCATGATCGACAAGAACCAGGGCGAATTCTGCAGCGACTATTGCCGCCAGGCGGCGAAACTGCCGACGACGGAGGCCCAGTGCGGCTGCGGCCATCCAGCCTGCCAGACGCAGGTGCATGCCGCACCGGAACAACAATCCGACGGTTGACGCGCGTGCCTACTCCTTGTGTTCCGCGCCTTCCACCGACGCGCGCAATGCGGACGAGATGGCCGCATCGCCGTTGACCAGGTCTTTCCACGCCAGGGCGATGCCCTGGCGATGACCACGCAAGGTCAGCTTCAGTCCATCGGGATCGATGAGCAGCGTGTATCGCTGCTCACCGACGGTGAGTTCGCGTCGCAACGGTTTATCGAGTGGGGTCATGAAGTTCCTCCCGGCAGGCGGCGGGCCTTCGTCGTCGAAGTCGCCTAGGTGCGCAGTACGAGCCAGATGTTCAGCCCGATCACCAGCATCGCGGCAAGGGCAGCCAGCGCTACCACCGCGTGTGGCACCGCATAGTTCCCCATGATTCGTGTCTGGCCGATGAACCAGACGATCGCGACCATGGGAAATGGCAGGGTCAAGCTGAGGATGACCTGACTGGCGATCAACGCCTGCGTGATGTCGACGCCGCACGCCACCACGACCACGCTGGGCAGCACCGTCACCCATCGTCGCACCCAGATCGGCACGCGAAAGCGGACGAAACCCTGCATGATCATCTGGCCCGCCCATGGTGCCGACCAGCGAACTCGACACACCCGAGGCGACCAGCGACACCAGGAACCAACCTGCCGCCGCACCGCCCAGCAGAGGCACCAGCGTGCGATAGGCCTGCTCCAATCCGACGGACGTCGCGTGCGCATGGTGGAACGTGCCCGCCGCCGTCGCGGTCATCGCGAGGTTCACCAGCCCCGCGATGCCGAGTGCGGCCAGCACTTCCCAGCATGAATAGCGCAGCAGACGCGCTCGATCGACCTTCGGAAGCCAGCCGAGCCGGAAGCCCGACAAGCCCGCATGCAGGTACAGTGCATGGGGCATCACCGTCGCACCGACGATGCCGGCGGCGAGCAGCAGTGCATGGCCATCGGGAAACCGCGGCGACACCAGCCCCTTTCCCATCGCCTGCCAGTCGGGTCGCGAGAACACGAGCTGCATCACGTAGGCGAGGCAGACGATGCCGATCATCGCCGCGATGATCCACTCCGTGCGACGGAACCCGTGGCGATCCCAGTACAGCAGTCCAAACACCAGCGCCACGGTGACGCCCATGGCCGGCAACATCGGGATGTGCAGCAGCAGCGCGATGCCGAGCGAACCGCCGAGGAATTCGGCTACGTCGGTGGCCATCGCCGAGACTTCACCGGCCAGCCACATGACGACAACGACCGGCGCCGGCCAGTGCTCACGACATATTTCCGCCAGGCCCTTGCTCGTGGCGATACCCAGCCGCGCCGCCAGCGACTGGAACAGCAGCGCCACCAGGTTCGCCGACAGCACCACCCACAACAGCCCGTAGCCATAGCGCGCGCCGGCTTCGAGATTGGTGGCGTAGTTGCCGGGATCGATATAGGCGACCGAAGCCATCACCGCCGGCCCGACGAAGGGTGCGAACGCAGCCACGCCGCGGCGCGACCCACGCATCGATTCGCGCATGCCATGGATCGTTCGCTGGCTTCGGATATCCAAGACGCGCTGCCCCGCTCTCGCTCATCGCGAGGGCGAGTGTGGCGTCAGCGGGAGTCTTCGCGATGGAAAGCCCGGCTGACGCCCGTATTCACGACACGCCATCCGGGCTCATCGACGCAAGCACCATGCGTGAATGCCACGGCATCCACCACGCCGCGGGCAGGATGAACCGCACGGCCGACATCGCGCCGAAGCATGCAGGAGCACACTATGGCATCCATCAAGTCGATCACCGATCTGTTCATCCACGCGCTTTCCGACATCTATAGCGCCGAGAAGCAACTCACCCGCGCCTTGCCACGGCTCGCGCACGCGGCCTCGGACGCCGAACTGTCCGAGGCCTTCCAGGCCCACGCCGAAGAAACGCAGGGACAGGTCGAGCGCATCGACCGCATCGTCGAGATCCTCGAGATCCGCCTCACGCGCATGAAGAGCGCGGCGATGGAAGGACTGATCGACGAAGGGCGCGACATGATAGAGGGCATCGCCGCGGGCCCCCTGCGCGACACGGCCCTGATCGCTGCCGCGCAGAAGGTCGAACACCATGAAATCGCCGCCTACGGCACGCTATGCACGCTGGCCAGGCATCTCGGCTACAAGGACGCGATTCCGCTGCTGGAGGAAACGCTCGATGAAGAAAAACAAACCGACAAGAAACTCTCCGCTATAGCCGAGCAAGGCGGCACCAACGAAGCGGCGACCGGACAGCCCGCCCGGCGCGGCACCGCCTGACTCGGCAGTGCACACATGCGGGCTTCCGCGGCGTTGCCAGCCGTGCCGCGCATCGTCACGTCAGGCGCACAGCCAGTACGCCACCGGCCGCTGCCCGGGCGGCGGAACAGGATCGCCCACCGGTGGCGGCGAAGGCTCGGGGTCGGTGAGCGGCGGACGCGCCGGCTGTGGCACGGGCGGCTCCGGCGGAGGGATGTCCGGCGCAGGCGGCGAAGGCGGCTTGGGCGGTTCCGGTGGCGGCGCCGGAGCGGGATCCGGTGGGACGGAGAGCAGACCGCGCATGTGGGACAACGAAACGCGCGGGCGGTACAGCGACTGCAAATGCATGAAGGGTTCCTGCGTGGAAGTACGAACTGTTCCGTCAGCTTGCAGCACGACCCTTCCATGCACCGCGACGCCGGTGTTAAAGGACTCTTCCACAAGTTTGCCGCTGTCGAATGCGCGTCGGCGGCGCAACCTGCGTTCAGGCAGCTTGCGATACTCAACCCGAGGCGGCGTGGTCCGCCGTGCACCAGCCCGCGACCGCGGAACGCCACGACGTGCAACTGTCCGACTCGCCCGTCGCGAGCCATTGCCGATGCAGCCGTTCAAGCGCGCGAATCAGCCCCTGCGCGGTAAAAGGTGCAAGCAGCCCGCCGGCAAGGAAGGGACGCGCCTGCTCGAAGCGCTCCAGTGCCACGGTCGAATCGAACAACACCATCAGCGGCAGGAAAGGTGCGCGCCCCTCCTTGCGCACCTTGTTCAGACGCGAGAAGTTCGCGCGCCACAGGTGGCTCTCGATGATCACGAAGCCTACGGGGTGAGGCGTTTCCCTGCTCTCCCGCGTGCGAAGCAGGCGCGATAGTTCATTGACGCAACGAACCGTGAGAACCATGTTGCGCAGACCCGCTTCGTTGAGCTGCGTGCGGATCTGCTGTGCGCGTTCAGGTTCTTTGACGACGAGGACGATGGTAGGCCATTCAGGCATCATGGAGGCGACGCTGGATTGTGGGACATTCCAACAGACGCAAGTCGCGTGCCATCACAGCGCGAGTCGGGTCAACTCATGACCGTGGGCTTGTCGAAAGGCAGTCGTGTGGCGCCGAGCGCCGCCAGCGAATCATCGACGCGATGAAGCACATCGCGCGGCGCATCCACCACGATGAGGATGCGGCCCAGCGAAATCTCTTCCTGGAACTGCCGTCGCACCGGATCCGGCACGGCGGACCCCGCCAGTGCCGTCGCCCATCCACCGACGGCCGCGCCACCCAGCGTCATCGCGGCCGCACCGGCAAGCGTGATGCCCAATGGAGGGATGGCGATGGCGATCAAGCCCGCCAGCAGGCCCGTAGCCGCACCTCCCGCGACGCCACGGATCGCCGCGGGGTAGAAGTCGCCCTCGACGACCTTGCGCTCGTCGGGTATCACATCGAGCTCGATATCCGATCGCGCGATCAGGGAAATATCCTCGTCGGCCGCACCGCCGTCGCGTGCAGCCGCCATTGCCGTACTGGCCGCCGCCACATCCGGCACGCTGAACACATGTCGCGTCTTCATGGTTCCAGTGCTCCGTCATCTGGCACCACCCTAGCCACGCACAAGTAAAAGCGGCGGCAAGCCCGCGTGGCTGTCGCGCCACGTTCAGCGGGAAGATTTTTCCGACGCGGGAACTTCATGCCATGTTGGCGGCACGCAGACGCCGGCACGACAAGCCACGCCTGACCCTGCATGCATCACCACGGCGGACAAACCACGTGAGCATCCAGGCCTGGCTGCTGTTGCTCGGCATCCTGCTGTTGATCTCCTCCCTGCTGGGAGGATGGATCCGGCGTACGCCGATGACGCCATTCGTGCTGTATGTGGTGGCCGGCGTCGCGCTCGGTCCGTGGCTCGCCGACCAGGCGCGCGTCGACCTGGTGAAATATGCGCCGGTGCTCGAACGCGCGACCGAACTGGCGCTCGTGGTCTCACTGTTCATCGGTGGCCTCAAACTGCGCGCGCTGTGGCATGAAATGTCGTGGAGCACCGGTGTCAGGCTGGCGGTGCCAGCCATGCTGCTCACCGTGGGCGCCATGACGCTCGCCGCACACGCGCTGTTCGCCGCCAGCTGGCCCATGGCGCTGTTGTTCTCGGCCGCCGTGGCGCCCACCGACCCCGTGCTGGCCAGCCTGGTGTCGGTGGACGATGCGGACGACACCGACGGCCTGCGCGTCGCGCTGTCGACCGAAGCGGGCCTGAACGATGGCGCCGGCATGCCGCTGCTTCTGCTCGCCCTGCTGCTGTTCCATGAATCCACGGCACGCGCGGATCTGTGGAACTGGTTCCTGCGCGACGTCGTCTGGGCGCTGCCCGCCGGCATCGCGGTCGGTTTCGGTCTCGCGCTGCTGACGGGCGCACTCGCCACGCATATCAAGGCACGCAGCCAGGACACCGGCCCGAACGATTTCCTCGCGCTCGCCCTGCTCGCCATCACCTACGCCGCCGCACAGTACCTGCACGCATCGGTCTTCCTTGCCTCGTTCGCCGCGGGCCTGGGACTTCGGCATGCCGAGTGGCGCGTGGTGCAGCGCCATCCCAGCCCGCACAGCAAGGGCAGCTCGGACGTCCATCCACCCGCGGAGGTGCTCATCAATCCCAACCAGCGTGACAGTGAAGTGGCGAAACATCCGTGGGCGTCGATCGGCCTGGTGGTGTCCGATGCGCTGTCGTTCGGCGACACGCTGGAACGCCTTATCGGCGCCGGCGTGCTGTTGTTCCTCGGCATCGCACTGGCCAGCTATGCCAGCCTTTCGGCAGTCGTGCTGGCGGCGCTGCTGTTCCTGGTGGTGCGTCCCCTCGCGGTGCTCGCGGTAACGGGACATTGCGGGCTTCGCTGGCCACGCAGGCTGCTGCTCGGCTGGCTCGGCATCCGCGGACTGGGCAGCCTGAGTTATCTCGCCTACGCGATCACGCACGGCCTGCCTTCGTCGGCGGCCACGCAACTGAGCGAATGGATCGTGACCCTCGTGGTGCTGAGCATCCTCGTGCATGGCACCAGCACGCAGCCCTTGATGGCGTGGCGCGCCTCGCGCATGGCGCAGCGACGCAGCCACGGATCGTAGCGCCGTGGCCGCGACGTTGAGCGTGCGCCAAGGGTTCGTGTGCGTGGAACCTCCCGCTGATGCGCAGCGCGCATCGCCCGAGCGGTGGCATGGAGCTTGCGGTCTCCCGATGGCCGCGTCGCGATGCATCGCCTGCGCGTCCCCCACGTTTTCCCGCGCTTTCGAAGGAGGAATCCCCGATGTTCGCTCACAACAAAAAGCTGCAGTATTCCGTGCATGTCGAAGAATGCAATCCGGGCCTGGCCAACCTGATGCTCGAGCAGTTTGGCGGACCACAGGGCGAGCTCGCCGCTGCGATGCGCTATTTCACGCAGGCCTTGGCCGAGGAAGACCCCGGCAGAAAGGACATGCTGCTCGACATCGCCACGGAGGAGCTCAGTCATCTGGAAGTCATCGGCTCGATCGTGGCCATGCTCAACCGCGGCGCCAAGGGCGAGCTGGCGGAGGCCGTCGCTGCCGAAGCCGATCTGTACCGGGCCATGCAAGGTGCCGGCAATGATTCCCATGTGACGCAATTGCTCTATGGCGGAGGCCCCGCCCTCATCAACTCCGGCGGCATGCTGTGGACGGCCGGCTACATCGATTCCATCGGCGACCCGACGTGCGACCTGCGATCGAACATCGCGGCCGAAGCGCGGGCCAAGATCATTTACGAGCGCCTCATCAACGTGACGGCGGATGCCGGCGTGAAGGATGCGCTCGGCTTTCTCATGACCCGGGAAATCTCGCACCAGCAGTCCTTCGAAAAGGCGCTGTATGCCATCGAACCCAACTTCCCGCCCGGGAAGCTGCCTGGCAATCCGGAGTTTGCCAATGTCTATGTCAACACTTCGCAAGGCGATGGCGACATGCGCGGTCCATGGAACAGCGACGACAACTTCCGCTACGTCAGCGACCGCGAAGCCCAGCTGGCCATGGACGGCGGCGACGGCAAGCCTTCGGTGAAACTCGGCAAGCAACAACAGGAATGCCTGTCGGCATTCGCGGGCCGCACCGCCTCGGAAACCGACAGCAATCCCACCACGGGCGCCGAGCTTGGGAAACAGGACTATTGATCCTTCGTGCGCGAAGAGAGCGACCACCCCGCGGGGTGGCCGCTCCAGCGAAGCCGGCTATCGCCGCTTGCGGTACGCATGCGCCACGACAACGCGCGACGCTCGCCCGTTCGTGGCCAGCCCACGTGCCTCGCCTTCTTGCGAATACCGCGCGAACGCGTCGTCCTCGACGGCTACCTCTGCATCGTCGACTGATTACTCGATCTCGCCATAGTTCTTCATCACATCCTGGGGACCACCGTAGTGCTCGTCCTTGAGCTGCTTGACCACGTCGAGCTCCTCCTTGGGCGCGCCATTGCGTTCCGCCTGCTTGATCAGGGTCTGCTTGTCGGTGGGGTAGCTCACGTCGTGAAGATATTTCTGCACGTTCGCGGGCGACGAACCTCCCAGGCCTCGTGTCATGTTTCGCCCTCCTCGGCTCGGGTTGGCTGTTCCTGGGCTCTTGCGCAGCGCGGCTGCCGAGTACATCGATGTGTACCCGGCGATCTTCGATGCAACGCCGGTGCCAGCCCGTGGCGATGACGCCGCAACGGCGTGGCTCGCGCGGGATGGCCATGGGCGGTGCCGGCGCGTTGCCCCCGTCGGTACATAACGACCATCTGCCGGCAACAATGACCGACCCGCTTTTCAAATCCGCATGAGCGATGGCCGATACGGTCCGGTACGGCAATTGCTTGCTCTTCTTGCCACCTGATTCAGGAATCGACATGCGCGACGCCTCCTGTTCCGCCCTCATGGGCCATCCTTCGATCGCCCGTGGCAGGAATGCGGGCCGCCGGCATGGGTCCGCACTTATCCCGCCTTCGATCGCCGCCATGGCACGCGATCGCCTCGACAGCCAGAACGTCATCGGCGGCATGTATTACCTGTGCCTGGAACGTTGTGCCGCCTGCAGCGATCCGCTGATGAGCGGCCTCGATCCGGCACGCCTGCGCGCCTTCCGCCTTGGGGATGCACCTTTCGCCCGGGATCTCAGGCGCATGCTCACGGTGTTCTCGTTCTGCGGCCGCATCGACAGCGTATCCAGTGGCATCGTGCTGCCGCAGATCCGTGCACTGGCCGACTGCATGAAGACCACCCGTCCGGATGGTGTGGACTCGCTGCGGCTCGTGCTGAGTGCCGAGCAGGTCGACGAAACCGCATGGGGGTTGCTGCTGGCGCTGGTGAAGGACGCGGAGCTGACCACGCTCAGCGAAGTCACCGAGGCGCTGTATGCGGCGCAACGCATGCAACGCCAGCTCGTACAGCAACACTACGAGGAGCTCATGCTGCTGCTGTCGCGCATGGCGGAGGGGCCGTACCGCGAGCATCGCCGCCTGTACTGATGGACAACGGCAAAGGCACCGGATGAATGCCCGGGAAGGCCTGACGCAAGGCAATCGCCGAAGGTAAGCCCTGCCGTCGAAGGAAACTTTTTCCGCGCCGGAGCCCGCGAATCACGCCGAAATGCCGCTACAGAGCGGTTTCTGCCGTGGCACGGATGTTGCCCGTACAGGATTGCGTCGATAGGAGCGCGCCAAACCGGATTTCGATCATGCCTACCCAGAACACGTCCCTGACTCCCCGAGGCTTCGCTGCGATGGATTCCGAGCGGCAACGCGAAATATCCAGCATCGGCGGCCGCGCTGCGCACGCCGGAGGCCACGCCCATCGTTTCACTTCCGAAGAGGCCCGTGCCGCTGGACGCAAGGGTGGCAGCGCGGTAAGCCGCGACCGCGAACACATGGCGACCATTGGCCGTCGCGGCGGTCGTAGCCGCAGTCGCGCGAAAGAACCGGATGAAGCACCCTCCGCAGCCATCAAGGAGTTCGCCCATGAGGCTTAAGCAGCGACTTTCCGTCCTCGCGCTGGCGCTGGCGAGTCTCGCGCTTGCGGGCTACCTGCATGCGCAAAGCAGCGCGTCGGGCACCGATACCTCGAGCCCCAGCGCGACGGACCAGACCTTCCTTCGCAAGGCGGCCACCGATGGCGCCACCGAGGTGGCGCTGGGCCAGCTGGCCATGCAGCATGCCCAGTCCAGCTCCACCAAGGACATGGCGCAACGCCTGGTGACCGACCACCGCAAGGCGAATGACGAACTCGCCAGCATCGCCATGCGAAAGCATGTCGAGGTGTCGGCGCGCCCCGATGCCGATGCGCTGGCCAAGGAAAAATCGTGGGGCTCGGGTGCTTCCTACGACCGCGCCTA
Proteins encoded in this window:
- a CDS encoding DUF1269 domain-containing protein, whose product is MKTRHVFSVPDVAAASTAMAAARDGGAADEDISLIARSDIELDVIPDERKVVEGDFYPAAIRGVAGGAATGLLAGLIAIAIPPLGITLAGAAAMTLGGAAVGGWATALAGSAVPDPVRRQFQEEISLGRILIVVDAPRDVLHRVDDSLAALGATRLPFDKPTVMS
- a CDS encoding erythromycin esterase family protein: MMRTAGHARGPSRGATADAALAGLIAEHAQPLPDIADAGFADAFDAYADVDVVLIGDGTHGTSEFYRARAAITQRLVTQHGFRAVAIEADWPDASTVNRYVQGDTPLDAARPPFQRFPAWMWRNREMAAFVRWLREHNAGRPRDQRAGLYGLDIYSLDTSMAAVLAYLDRLDPDAAALARSRYGCLSPWIAHPIRYGGAVLHGDYEGCAQAVVAQCRDLLERELSHAAELDADFFDAAENARVVAAAEEYYRAAYLGSQESWNLRDMHMADTLDRIRRSHGATRKVVVWAHNSHVGDARATDMAHHRGELNIGQLCRQRYGLRCVSIGMGTYAGQVAAADAWDQPMQVMDVRPALPDSHEHCMHGAGIERFLLDLRDDDDLRGELHQSRLERFIGVIYLPQTERLSHYMRAELAGQFDAWVWLDRTSALQPADDWPTV
- a CDS encoding BON domain-containing protein; the protein is MNRDHRPRDYRDTYGSDQEYEARRNREESTWPRRQGSGQLTEDVYAGARNDQGFGSFGRPFGELYERDDPSSSWSYQRDNRWHSEEPRGRARQMQGGRRQQPWGTRHTSYYDDELSNAPFDEEDTSGYAQGYAGFGQPPRRPWPSPGGYGPWASQGARPRSRYQEQGEHRGKGPMGYRRSDERIRDDVCEALTLDPWLDATHIQVNVDGGVVTLQGTVSDRHMKYRAEECADQASGVQDVENRIRVAGAGTTSESLVNPSPTRSSDDPLLSR
- a CDS encoding thiamine pyrophosphate-requiring protein, which gives rise to MKYTVADFVLERLTAWKVDRVFGYPGDGINGLMGAMGRAADRFEYVRVRHEEMAAFMACGHAKFTGNLGVCLATSGPGAIHLLNGLYDARMDHMPVLAIVGQQPRSALGSDYQQEVDLHSLFKDVSRYVETVNTPAQARHVVDRAIRIAIAERTVCCVILPNDVQELPAMPCPPRQHGDVLSGVGPAIARPVPTDQDIQRAADVLNQGERVAILVGAGALHAGHEVQAVAERLDAGVAKALLGKAALPDDLPYVTGSIGILGTRPSWQLMDDCDTLLMIGTTMPYVEFLPPEGQARAVQIDIDPRNVSMRYPTEVNLIGDSAEVLRRLLPLLNGKGNADWRERIELNVRKWWRSLEAAAMEPARPINPQRIFWELSTQLPDDVILCGDCGSHTNWYARHVKLREGMMASLSGKLASMGGGVPYGIAAKMAHPHRPVLVMVGDGAMQMNGNAELVTVKQYWKQWKRPGFVVMVLVNRDLNLVTWEQRTLGGDPKFSPAQDVEDFPYSRYAQLLGFRGIRVERPEDIAGAWREAFETNVPTLIEFVADPDVPPLPPHVTFEQMKRYVAALSKGDPDAPDVIRQTLREMFA
- a CDS encoding manganese catalase family protein — its product is MFAHNKKLQYSVHVEECNPGLANLMLEQFGGPQGELAAAMRYFTQALAEEDPGRKDMLLDIATEELSHLEVIGSIVAMLNRGAKGELAEAVAAEADLYRAMQGAGNDSHVTQLLYGGGPALINSGGMLWTAGYIDSIGDPTCDLRSNIAAEARAKIIYERLINVTADAGVKDALGFLMTREISHQQSFEKALYAIEPNFPPGKLPGNPEFANVYVNTSQGDGDMRGPWNSDDNFRYVSDREAQLAMDGGDGKPSVKLGKQQQECLSAFAGRTASETDSNPTTGAELGKQDY
- a CDS encoding divalent metal cation transporter, which produces MIMQGFVRFRVPIWVRRWVTVLPSVVVVACGVDITQALIASQVILSLTLPFPMVAIVWFIGQTRIMGNYAVPHAVVALAALAAMLVIGLNIWLVLRT
- a CDS encoding cation:proton antiporter; this translates as MSIQAWLLLLGILLLISSLLGGWIRRTPMTPFVLYVVAGVALGPWLADQARVDLVKYAPVLERATELALVVSLFIGGLKLRALWHEMSWSTGVRLAVPAMLLTVGAMTLAAHALFAASWPMALLFSAAVAPTDPVLASLVSVDDADDTDGLRVALSTEAGLNDGAGMPLLLLALLLFHESTARADLWNWFLRDVVWALPAGIAVGFGLALLTGALATHIKARSQDTGPNDFLALALLAITYAAAQYLHASVFLASFAAGLGLRHAEWRVVQRHPSPHSKGSSDVHPPAEVLINPNQRDSEVAKHPWASIGLVVSDALSFGDTLERLIGAGVLLFLGIALASYASLSAVVLAALLFLVVRPLAVLAVTGHCGLRWPRRLLLGWLGIRGLGSLSYLAYAITHGLPSSAATQLSEWIVTLVVLSILVHGTSTQPLMAWRASRMAQRRSHGS
- a CDS encoding ferritin-like domain-containing protein: MASIKSITDLFIHALSDIYSAEKQLTRALPRLAHAASDAELSEAFQAHAEETQGQVERIDRIVEILEIRLTRMKSAAMEGLIDEGRDMIEGIAAGPLRDTALIAAAQKVEHHEIAAYGTLCTLARHLGYKDAIPLLEETLDEEKQTDKKLSAIAEQGGTNEAATGQPARRGTA